One genomic segment of bacterium includes these proteins:
- the rsfS gene encoding ribosome silencing factor, with protein MTAQERVRILADAALELKAQNPVALDVRELTSFADAFLILTGTSNRHVRSIADAVIQASKKSGRKPLGVEGEEEGRWVLIDLGDVVVHIFLGETREYYDLDRLWEDAPTIELPSGGDAAA; from the coding sequence ATCACCGCCCAAGAACGAGTGCGCATCCTGGCGGACGCCGCCCTCGAGCTGAAGGCCCAGAACCCCGTAGCCCTCGACGTGCGGGAACTCACTTCCTTCGCGGACGCGTTCCTGATCTTGACCGGAACGTCGAATCGACACGTTCGCTCGATCGCGGACGCCGTGATCCAGGCGTCCAAGAAGAGCGGCCGGAAGCCGCTCGGGGTCGAAGGTGAAGAGGAGGGGCGCTGGGTCCTGATCGACCTTGGGGATGTGGTCGTTCATATCTTCCTCGGCGAGACGCGTGAATACTACGATCTCGACCGGCTCTGGGAAGATGCGCCCACGATCGAACTGCCCAGCGGCGGCGACGCGGCTGCGTAG